ATGCCCTTTTCTCTGTGCAGTTTACTGATCTTTCGAAAAACTCAACATCAAGGAGTTGGGACTTTGAAAATGACGGAACCATTGACTCATCAGAGGAGATTCATGTTTATACATACTCGGTTTCCGGAATCTATACTGTTAATCTGACCATAGCAAACGAAAACGGCACGGATTCAAAACTTGTTACGATAAATGTTGAGGAAGAGAACGTAACCGAGGTACTCCCGGGATCAGAGCCTGGCACTCCCGAAGGAGATTTTAGCAGCCCGGGGAACACTGACACTACAGAGTCACAGGCTGAACAGGGCTCAGGACTGAAAGAGATCAGCAGTATACCTGGCTTTGAAATGATTTATGGAATCTTTGGTTTGCTTGCGATATTTCTGTATAAAGGAACCAGTAAATAATAGCAGAAAATAGGTAATAATAAGGAAAAAAGATAGCAGCAAGTAAAAAACTAAAAACTTCAAATTAAATTCTTCATAAGGAGAAAAACCTGATACGAAGAACAAACGCCATAAATTGAATATTCATTTGGAGGAATTCTCATTAAGCTATGGGAAGCCTTTGAAAGACATGCAGAGGAATACGATGCATGGTATGACAAATACAACCCTGCATATAAATCCGAGCTTCTTGCCCTGAAAACCTTTTTTCCGGACAATCCTGGAAAGCTTAAAGCTCTTGAGGTTGGGGCTGGAACAGGCAGGTTTGCACTTCCTCTCAGGGTCGGGTATGGACTTGAACCTGCAAGGGCAATGGCAGAGATTGCAGAAAAACGAGGCGTTCAAATGGTGTTAGGGGTTGCCGAGTTCCTTCCCTTTAAAAGACAGAGTTTTGATCTTGTTTTGATCGTAGCTGCACTTTCCCTTTTTAAAGACCCGGTACAGGCACTGTATGAGGCCTCAGGTACCCTGAAGCCTGGTGGGCAAATCGTTATAGGGATACTTGACAGGGACAGCTTGCATGGATATTTTTATGAGTCAGGGAAAAAGGAAGGTAGGTTTTCCTCAGGGGCTAAATTCCTCTCAACTTCCGAGGTGTTAGGCTGGCTTACAGATCTCGGATTTGAAGAAATTAAAGTCTGCCAGACACTTTATATGCAGCCTGAAAAAATAGAAAATATAGAACTTCCACAAAAGGGGTTCGGGATAGGAAGCTTTGCTGTGATCTCAGCCAGAAAACCAGGCTTTTCACTTTCTGTTAGTCCAGTACTAAATGATTGATATTTTCATAATGTAATATTAAGTCAATAATAAAAGAGTTTTATCTAAATAATAATATATCAAATGTTTTCTAAATATTCATTTCAATTGTACATATATAAATGATATATATTAAAAAAATTGTAAATTCATGCGTTTTCAGCTAAGTAAGGAATAATGGTAAACTGCTTTATTTCGGCAACATTTCTCAAAAACGCATATTGATCTAAAGTTGGAACAGGAAATCGATTTTATCATTGATGCTTAAAACCTGGAACTAATTTTTGCTCTAAAGTGGATAGCACATAGATAAGAAAATTCCTTAATTTGAGAGGTTCCATGACAAGCATACTGGTAGTAGAAGATAATCCTCTTAATATGGAACTTGTGACATGTCTTCTGGAATTAAATGGAATTGAAGTCACACAGGCTGTGGATGGGTTAGAAGCACTCGATAAGATCAAGAACTCTCTCTTTGACCTCGTACTACTGGATATTCAGTTGCCTGGAATGGGAGGGCTGGATGTCTTAAAACA
The genomic region above belongs to Methanosarcina horonobensis HB-1 = JCM 15518 and contains:
- a CDS encoding class I SAM-dependent methyltransferase, producing the protein MKTFFPDNPGKLKALEVGAGTGRFALPLRVGYGLEPARAMAEIAEKRGVQMVLGVAEFLPFKRQSFDLVLIVAALSLFKDPVQALYEASGTLKPGGQIVIGILDRDSLHGYFYESGKKEGRFSSGAKFLSTSEVLGWLTDLGFEEIKVCQTLYMQPEKIENIELPQKGFGIGSFAVISARKPGFSLSVSPVLND
- a CDS encoding response regulator encodes the protein MTSILVVEDNPLNMELVTCLLELNGIEVTQAVDGLEALDKIKNSLFDLVLLDIQLPGMGGLDVLKHIKEDPASQYIGVVALTAQVLVGDKQRFIDAGFIGYISKPIDVFQFMDELNTFLGHGGKA